From uncultured Roseateles sp., the proteins below share one genomic window:
- a CDS encoding GGDEF domain-containing protein, with protein MQPPKSAPPVWLPWLSRLVLRLGVVRSTALLTGVAWAGAVGVAQLAISLIGQGDRWLAALFSSICCLVITPLLGYACMSLVSHLDTEHGQMRRLATRDGLTGIYNRRHFLDLLEREWSRAQRYDTAAAMLLLDVDHFKNINDQFGHLCGDAMLRAVAEALLDILRQPDVLARFGGEEFIVFLPQTDPLGAIDVAERMRDCIERLSLDWEGRSVSVTISVGVAAMRPEHVTVDHLIHDADVALYAAKAAGRNCVRAGDGLFAGKPSYQRT; from the coding sequence ATGCAGCCTCCCAAATCCGCACCGCCCGTCTGGCTGCCCTGGCTGAGCCGCCTGGTGCTGCGCCTGGGTGTGGTGCGCTCCACTGCCCTGCTGACCGGCGTCGCCTGGGCCGGTGCCGTGGGCGTGGCACAGCTGGCCATCAGCCTGATCGGCCAGGGCGACCGTTGGCTGGCGGCGCTGTTCTCCAGCATCTGCTGCCTGGTGATCACGCCGCTGCTGGGCTATGCCTGCATGAGCCTGGTCAGCCATCTGGACACCGAGCACGGCCAGATGCGGCGCCTGGCCACCCGTGACGGCCTGACCGGGATCTACAACCGCCGGCATTTTCTCGATCTGCTGGAGCGCGAATGGTCGCGTGCCCAGCGCTACGACACCGCCGCGGCCATGCTGCTGCTGGACGTGGACCATTTCAAGAACATCAACGACCAGTTCGGCCATCTGTGTGGAGACGCCATGCTCAGGGCGGTGGCCGAGGCCTTGCTGGACATCCTGCGCCAGCCCGATGTACTGGCCCGTTTCGGTGGCGAGGAGTTCATCGTCTTCCTGCCGCAGACCGACCCGCTGGGCGCCATCGACGTGGCCGAGCGCATGCGCGATTGCATCGAGCGCCTGTCGCTGGACTGGGAGGGCCGCTCGGTCTCGGTGACCATCAGCGTCGGTGTGGCGGCGATGCGGCCCGAGCATGTGACGGTGGACCACCTGATCCACGACGCCGATGTGGCGCTGTATGCCGCCAAGGCGGCCGGACGCAACTGCGTGCGCGCCGGCGACGGGCTGTTCGCGGGCAAGCCGAGCTACCAGCGCACCTGA
- a CDS encoding DHA2 family efflux MFS transporter permease subunit, translating into MSDAIAAGDLPAPPPAPPAPSAPQAPALKPLAGTALVLGTLSLSLATFMNVLDSSIANVSLPAIAGDLGVSPNQGTWVITSFGVANAISVPLTGWLTQRFGAVRLFTMSVLLFVLTSWLCGFAMSLEMLIACRVLQGLVAGPMIPLSQTLLLSSYPREKAGTALALWGMTTLVAPVVGPLLGGWITDNVAWPWIFYINVPVGLLAAGLTWSIYRKRETVIRKLPIDSVGLALLVLWVAALQVMLDKGKEESWFESEMIVILGVVALVGFAVFVVWELTDEHPVVDLRLFGRRNFLFGVITLSIAYGLFFGNVVLLPLWLQQYMGYTATTAGMALAPVGILAILMSPIVGKNVSRMDPRLMGSMAFIGFALVLWMRSNFTTQTDFASIMVPTILQGAAMALFFIPLTTIALSGLTPDRMPAAAGLSNFVRITAGAMGTSIATTLWESRAALHHAHLTERLALGDPVTTDMLAKLGAAGLSPEQGLLQVNRLIDQQAFTRAADDIFLGSAGLFLCLIAMIWLTKRPPRVGAAPADAGGAH; encoded by the coding sequence ATGTCCGACGCCATCGCTGCCGGCGACCTTCCGGCACCCCCACCTGCGCCGCCCGCGCCGTCTGCGCCTCAAGCGCCGGCGCTCAAGCCCCTGGCCGGCACGGCCCTGGTGCTGGGCACGCTGTCGCTGTCGCTGGCGACCTTCATGAATGTGCTGGACTCGTCCATCGCCAATGTCTCGCTGCCAGCGATCGCCGGTGACCTGGGCGTCAGTCCGAACCAGGGCACCTGGGTCATCACCAGCTTCGGCGTGGCCAATGCCATCTCGGTGCCGCTGACCGGCTGGCTGACGCAGCGCTTCGGCGCCGTGCGCCTGTTCACGATGAGCGTGCTGCTGTTCGTGCTGACCTCCTGGCTGTGCGGTTTCGCCATGTCGCTGGAGATGCTGATCGCCTGCCGCGTGCTGCAGGGCCTGGTCGCCGGGCCGATGATTCCGCTGTCTCAAACCCTGCTGCTCTCCAGCTACCCACGCGAAAAGGCCGGCACGGCGCTGGCACTGTGGGGCATGACAACGCTGGTGGCGCCGGTGGTCGGGCCGCTGCTGGGCGGCTGGATCACCGACAACGTCGCCTGGCCCTGGATCTTCTACATCAATGTGCCGGTGGGCCTGCTGGCCGCCGGCCTGACCTGGAGCATCTACCGCAAGCGCGAGACCGTCATCCGCAAGCTGCCGATCGACTCGGTGGGCCTGGCCCTCTTGGTGCTGTGGGTGGCGGCGCTGCAGGTGATGCTGGACAAGGGCAAGGAAGAGAGCTGGTTCGAGTCCGAGATGATCGTCATCCTGGGCGTTGTCGCCCTGGTCGGCTTTGCCGTGTTCGTGGTCTGGGAGCTGACCGACGAGCATCCGGTGGTGGATCTGCGCCTGTTCGGCCGCCGCAACTTCCTGTTCGGTGTCATCACGCTGTCCATCGCCTACGGCCTGTTCTTCGGCAATGTGGTGCTGCTGCCGCTGTGGCTGCAGCAATACATGGGTTACACGGCGACGACCGCCGGCATGGCGCTGGCACCGGTGGGCATTCTGGCGATCCTGATGTCGCCCATCGTCGGCAAGAACGTCTCGCGCATGGACCCGCGGCTGATGGGCAGCATGGCCTTCATCGGCTTTGCCCTGGTGCTGTGGATGCGCTCCAACTTCACCACCCAGACCGACTTCGCCAGCATCATGGTGCCCACCATCCTGCAGGGGGCGGCGATGGCGCTGTTCTTCATTCCGCTGACGACGATTGCCCTGTCTGGCCTGACGCCCGACCGGATGCCGGCTGCCGCCGGCCTGTCCAACTTCGTGCGCATCACCGCTGGCGCGATGGGCACCTCGATTGCCACCACGCTGTGGGAGAGCCGCGCCGCGCTGCACCACGCCCATCTGACCGAGAGACTGGCCCTGGGTGATCCGGTGACGACCGACATGCTGGCCAAGCTCGGCGCTGCGGGGCTCAGCCCCGAACAGGGGCTGTTGCAGGTCAACCGGCTGATCGACCAGCAGGCCTTCACCCGCGCAGCCGACGACATCTTCCTCGGCTCGGCGGGGCTGTTCCTGTGCCTGATCGCGATGATCTGGCTGACCAAGCGTCCGCCCAGGGTCGGTGCGGCGCCGGCTGATGCCGGCGGGGCGCATTGA
- a CDS encoding HlyD family efflux transporter periplasmic adaptor subunit, which produces MTTDTSKMARMARTRGRALLSIAILVALALLAWFAYHWLHGRHFESTDNAYVQANVVQITPQIGGTVRSIHADDTDFVKAGQPLVTLDQADARIALEQAEAQLAQTVREVRTLFAGNTTLQTQVAVREADLARLQNELARAQDDAQRRAPLVATGAVGKEEYQHATAAVATARSAVAAAQSAVQAARDQLASNQVLTDGINVQEHPNVQRAASKVREAYLAVQRSVLPAPVDGWVARRNVQLGQRVPAGAPLMAVVSLGQSWVDANFKESQLQKLRIGQPAVVVVDQYGSKVEFHGKVAGLGAGTGSAFAVLPAQNATGNWIKIVQRVPVRISLDAKEVAEHPLRVGLSTVVTVDVASQEGKALAEANPSAPASQTAVFDRAELQADAEVARIIRLHAGSAKAAAPAKTARQG; this is translated from the coding sequence ATGACTACAGACACCTCCAAGATGGCCCGCATGGCTCGCACACGTGGCCGGGCGCTGCTCAGCATCGCCATCCTCGTGGCCCTGGCCCTGCTGGCCTGGTTTGCCTACCACTGGCTGCACGGCCGGCATTTCGAGAGCACCGACAACGCCTATGTGCAGGCCAATGTGGTGCAGATCACGCCGCAGATCGGCGGCACGGTGCGCAGCATCCATGCCGATGACACCGACTTCGTCAAGGCCGGCCAGCCGCTGGTGACCCTGGACCAGGCCGATGCCCGCATCGCGCTGGAGCAGGCCGAGGCCCAGCTGGCGCAGACGGTGCGCGAGGTGCGCACGCTGTTTGCCGGCAACACCACCTTGCAGACGCAGGTCGCCGTGCGCGAGGCCGATCTGGCCCGTCTGCAGAACGAGCTGGCCCGCGCCCAGGACGACGCCCAGCGCCGTGCGCCGCTGGTGGCCACCGGTGCCGTCGGCAAGGAAGAGTATCAACACGCCACCGCCGCCGTGGCCACCGCGCGCAGCGCCGTTGCCGCCGCACAGTCGGCCGTGCAGGCTGCCCGCGACCAGCTGGCCTCCAACCAGGTGCTGACCGATGGCATCAATGTGCAGGAGCATCCGAATGTGCAGCGCGCCGCCTCCAAGGTACGCGAAGCCTATCTGGCCGTGCAGCGCAGCGTGCTGCCGGCGCCGGTCGATGGCTGGGTGGCGCGGCGCAATGTGCAGCTGGGCCAGCGTGTGCCGGCCGGCGCGCCGTTGATGGCCGTGGTCTCGCTGGGCCAGTCCTGGGTTGACGCCAACTTCAAGGAGAGCCAGCTACAGAAGCTGCGCATCGGCCAGCCGGCCGTGGTCGTGGTCGACCAGTACGGCAGCAAGGTCGAGTTCCACGGCAAGGTCGCCGGCCTCGGCGCAGGCACCGGCTCGGCCTTTGCCGTGCTGCCGGCGCAGAACGCCACCGGCAACTGGATCAAGATCGTGCAGCGCGTGCCGGTGCGCATCAGCCTGGATGCCAAGGAGGTGGCCGAGCATCCGCTGCGCGTGGGCCTGTCCACCGTGGTGACGGTCGACGTGGCCTCGCAGGAGGGCAAGGCCCTGGCCGAGGCCAACCCGAGCGCCCCTGCCAGCCAGACCGCGGTGTTTGACCGCGCCGAGCTGCAGGCCGACGCGGAAGTGGCGCGCATCATCCGTCTGCATGCCGGCTCGGCCAAGGCCGCGGCCCCCGCCAAGACCGCCCGCCAGGGCTGA
- a CDS encoding efflux transporter outer membrane subunit, whose amino-acid sequence MRTHAPLTSMTFVLAVVSAAVLMLGGCVNIPSIPTKAQVTEAASLGLGDQARTPELASNWWQALGDAKLDALVQRTLANNPDLQVAAARLDRASALAEGAGALGKPVTGVGVDATRQRYTEHGLVPPPIAGSVRTTANLQAGVSWDFDFFGRNQAQLQAALGTQRAAQAESEAAAMLLSTQVVRGYLALARLLEQGEHLQTLMGLRERSAELIAQRVSAGLDTQIELRQAQTPLPELKRQQQALNEQITLLRHQLAALSAQPMAALDGLAPVTPKLPASLADAAQAPLGIDLLGRRPDVAAARWRVEAATQDVTVARAQFYPNLNLTAFVGFNAIGFDNLLKSGSLQGGFGPALRLPIFDTGRLRAQLHGNVAELDAAVASYNSRVLSAVHESADALSSLQSLAAQVQQQAQALQSVASARELARQRQAAGLGNALTVINADMALVNQQRALSEVQAQWLDSHVLLIKALGGGWQATAI is encoded by the coding sequence ATGCGCACGCATGCTCCCCTGACCTCGATGACTTTTGTGCTGGCCGTGGTGTCGGCCGCGGTGCTGATGCTCGGCGGCTGCGTCAACATTCCCAGCATCCCGACCAAGGCCCAGGTCACCGAGGCCGCCAGCCTGGGCCTTGGTGATCAGGCCAGGACCCCCGAGCTGGCCAGCAACTGGTGGCAGGCCCTTGGCGATGCCAAGCTCGACGCCCTGGTACAGCGCACGCTGGCCAACAACCCTGACCTGCAAGTGGCGGCGGCCCGCCTGGACCGCGCCTCTGCGCTGGCCGAAGGCGCCGGCGCCCTGGGCAAGCCGGTCACCGGCGTGGGCGTCGATGCCACCCGCCAGCGCTACACCGAACACGGCCTGGTGCCGCCGCCGATCGCGGGCAGCGTGCGCACCACCGCCAATCTGCAGGCCGGCGTGTCCTGGGACTTCGACTTCTTCGGTCGCAACCAGGCTCAGCTGCAGGCGGCCCTGGGCACCCAGCGTGCCGCGCAGGCCGAGTCCGAGGCCGCGGCCATGCTGCTGAGCACGCAGGTCGTGCGTGGCTACCTCGCGCTGGCTCGGCTGCTGGAGCAGGGCGAACATCTGCAGACCCTGATGGGCCTGCGCGAGCGCTCGGCCGAGCTGATTGCCCAGCGCGTCAGCGCCGGCCTGGACACGCAGATCGAGCTGCGCCAGGCACAGACGCCGCTGCCCGAGCTGAAGCGCCAGCAGCAGGCACTGAATGAGCAGATCACCCTGCTGCGCCACCAGCTGGCCGCGCTGAGTGCCCAGCCGATGGCGGCGCTGGATGGCCTGGCCCCGGTCACGCCCAAATTGCCCGCCTCGCTGGCTGATGCCGCGCAGGCGCCGCTGGGTATCGACCTGCTGGGCCGCCGGCCCGATGTGGCCGCTGCGCGCTGGCGCGTCGAGGCCGCCACGCAGGACGTGACGGTGGCCCGCGCCCAGTTCTATCCGAACCTGAACCTCACCGCCTTCGTCGGCTTCAATGCGATCGGCTTTGACAATCTGTTGAAGTCGGGCAGCCTGCAGGGCGGTTTCGGCCCGGCGCTGCGCCTGCCCATCTTCGACACCGGCCGCCTGCGCGCCCAGCTGCACGGCAATGTGGCCGAGCTCGATGCCGCCGTGGCCAGCTACAACAGCCGCGTGCTGAGTGCCGTGCATGAGTCTGCCGATGCGCTGAGCAGCTTGCAGTCGCTGGCCGCCCAGGTGCAGCAGCAGGCGCAGGCGCTGCAGAGCGTGGCCTCGGCCCGCGAGCTGGCCCGCCAGCGCCAGGCCGCCGGCCTGGGCAATGCGCTGACCGTCATCAATGCCGACATGGCTCTGGTCAACCAGCAGCGCGCGCTCAGCGAGGTGCAGGCCCAGTGGCTGGACAGCCATGTGCTGCTGATCAAGGCCCTGGGCGGCGGCTGGCAAGCCACCGCCATCTGA
- a CDS encoding MarR family transcriptional regulator has protein sequence MSTQPSTALPPAAFYSKETYGPEPSVGFVIKQVMQSIIQQADEHLESYDLTHAQWKPLLRLHQLGACTPAELARDLHMDAGAVTRLIDRLERKGLCSRERSSADRRVVNVALTEEGQRSAALVPGVLADVLNGHLAGFSHEEWQLLMQFLKRMLANGEVMRARAAEAEAPPNKKD, from the coding sequence ATGTCAACCCAGCCCTCGACGGCCCTTCCTCCCGCCGCCTTCTACTCGAAAGAGACCTACGGTCCCGAGCCGAGTGTCGGCTTCGTGATCAAGCAGGTGATGCAGTCCATCATCCAGCAGGCCGATGAACATCTCGAGAGCTACGACCTGACGCATGCGCAATGGAAACCGCTGCTGCGTCTGCATCAGCTGGGAGCCTGCACACCGGCCGAGCTGGCGCGCGATCTGCACATGGATGCCGGTGCAGTGACCCGGCTGATCGACCGGCTCGAGCGCAAGGGCCTGTGCTCGCGTGAGCGCTCCAGTGCGGACCGCCGCGTCGTCAATGTGGCGCTGACCGAGGAAGGCCAGCGCAGCGCCGCCCTGGTGCCTGGTGTGCTGGCCGATGTGCTGAACGGTCATCTGGCCGGTTTCAGCCATGAGGAATGGCAGCTGCTGATGCAGTTTCTGAAGCGCATGCTCGCCAATGGCGAGGTCATGCGCGCCCGGGCCGCCGAGGCCGAAGCCCCTCCGAACAAGAAAGACTGA
- a CDS encoding ABC transporter transmembrane domain-containing protein, with product MSETLNTALPSNKRLEATAPPRSLSGLLPFLRPYRGRIAMAGLFLLLAAVTTLVFPLALRSLIDQGLVATDPGARVMALQGHFLALFAVGAALGIFSAGRFYMVTWLGERVTADLRNAVYAHVVKQSPEFFESTQTGEVLSRLTTDTTVVQTVVGSSLSMGLRNTVMGIGALVMLIITNPYVMTQVLGILILVVLPSLYFGRRVRKLSRASQDRVADSSAIAAEVLNAVPVVQSYTQEAREAQRFSVATENAFDTARKRTRVRSFLVAFMITATFGALLWGLYQGTQAVAAGHISAGHLGQTVVYVILLVSSVAVLSEVYGDVLRAAGATERLMELLNSKSPVAEPAQPRALPAVNGGSAISFEQVGFNYPSRPQQAALQDFSLQVRPGETVALVGPSGAGKSTVFQLMLRFYDIGSGRLTLDGVPVAQAALNDLRHRVGIVPQDSVVFSVNAMENIRYGRPEASDDEVIAAAKAAFAHDFITALPEGYQTFLGERGVRLSGGQRQRISIARAILKNPPLLLLDEATSALDAESERMVQAALETAMQGRTTLVIAHRLATVQKADRIVVLEHGRIVEVGSHAELSAQGGLYARLAALQFDTGH from the coding sequence ATGTCCGAAACCCTGAACACCGCCCTGCCCTCCAACAAGCGCCTGGAGGCCACCGCCCCGCCGCGTTCGCTGAGCGGCTTGCTGCCCTTTCTACGCCCCTACCGAGGCCGCATCGCGATGGCCGGCCTGTTCCTGCTGCTGGCGGCCGTGACCACCCTGGTGTTCCCGCTGGCGCTGCGCTCGCTGATCGACCAGGGCTTGGTCGCCACCGATCCCGGCGCACGTGTGATGGCACTGCAGGGCCACTTCCTGGCGCTGTTTGCCGTGGGGGCAGCCCTGGGCATCTTCTCGGCCGGCCGTTTCTACATGGTTACCTGGCTGGGTGAGCGGGTCACCGCCGATCTGCGAAACGCCGTCTACGCCCATGTTGTCAAGCAGAGTCCTGAATTCTTCGAGAGCACGCAGACCGGCGAGGTGCTGTCCCGCCTGACCACCGACACCACCGTGGTGCAGACGGTGGTCGGCTCCAGCCTGTCGATGGGCCTGCGCAACACGGTGATGGGCATTGGCGCGCTGGTCATGCTGATCATCACCAACCCGTACGTGATGACACAGGTGCTGGGCATCCTGATCCTGGTCGTGCTGCCCTCGCTGTACTTCGGCCGGCGCGTGCGCAAGCTCAGCCGCGCCAGCCAGGACCGCGTGGCCGACTCCTCGGCCATCGCTGCCGAGGTACTGAATGCCGTGCCGGTGGTGCAGAGCTACACCCAGGAGGCCCGCGAGGCGCAGCGCTTCTCGGTGGCCACCGAGAACGCTTTCGACACCGCCCGCAAGCGCACCCGGGTGCGCTCCTTCCTGGTCGCCTTCATGATCACCGCCACCTTCGGTGCCCTGCTGTGGGGCCTGTACCAGGGCACGCAGGCAGTGGCGGCCGGCCACATCAGCGCCGGCCATCTGGGCCAGACGGTGGTTTATGTGATCCTGCTGGTCAGCAGCGTGGCCGTGCTGTCCGAGGTCTACGGCGATGTGCTGCGGGCCGCCGGCGCCACCGAGCGCCTGATGGAGCTGCTGAACAGCAAGTCTCCGGTGGCGGAACCCGCGCAGCCGCGCGCGCTGCCCGCCGTCAACGGCGGCTCGGCGATCAGCTTCGAGCAGGTCGGTTTCAACTACCCGTCGCGCCCGCAGCAGGCCGCGCTGCAGGACTTCTCGCTGCAGGTGCGGCCCGGCGAGACGGTGGCCCTGGTCGGCCCCAGCGGCGCCGGCAAGAGCACCGTGTTCCAGCTGATGCTGCGCTTCTACGATATCGGCTCCGGCCGCCTCACGCTCGATGGCGTACCGGTCGCTCAGGCGGCGCTGAACGATCTGCGCCACCGCGTCGGCATCGTGCCCCAGGACAGCGTGGTGTTCTCGGTCAACGCGATGGAGAACATCCGCTACGGCCGCCCCGAGGCCAGCGACGACGAGGTCATCGCCGCGGCCAAGGCCGCCTTCGCCCACGACTTCATCACCGCCCTGCCCGAGGGCTACCAGACCTTTCTGGGCGAGCGCGGCGTGCGCCTGTCCGGCGGCCAGCGCCAGCGCATCAGCATCGCCCGCGCGATCCTGAAAAACCCGCCGCTGCTCCTGCTCGACGAGGCCACCAGCGCGCTGGACGCCGAAAGCGAACGCATGGTCCAGGCCGCGCTGGAGACCGCCATGCAGGGCCGCACCACCCTGGTCATCGCCCACCGCCTGGCCACTGTGCAGAAGGCCGACCGCATCGTCGTGTTGGAGCATGGCCGCATCGTCGAGGTCGGCAGCCATGCCGAGCTCAGCGCCCAGGGCGGCCTGTATGCACGGCTGGCGGCGCTGCAGTTCGACACCGGCCACTAA
- a CDS encoding thymidylate synthase yields the protein MTRPTRSQYEDFMRHVRDTGTLKTDRTGTGTTSVFGHQMRFDLNEGFPLVTTKKVHLKSIILELLWFLRGDGNAKWLQERGVTIWDEWAKPDGDLGPVYGVQWRSWPTPGGGHIDQIAEVVKQLKTNPDSRRIIVSAWNVADLSQMALMPCHAFFQFYVADGRLSCQLYQRSADIFLGVPFNIASYALLTHMLAQQCDLAVGDFIWTGGDCHIYSNHKEQVELQLSRAPHPYPTLNIKRRPASIFDYAYEDFEVLDYQHHAAIKAPVAV from the coding sequence ATGACACGCCCCACCCGCTCTCAATACGAAGACTTCATGCGCCATGTGCGCGACACCGGCACGCTGAAGACCGACCGCACCGGCACCGGCACGACCAGTGTGTTCGGCCACCAGATGCGCTTCGACCTGAACGAAGGTTTTCCGCTGGTCACGACCAAGAAGGTGCACCTGAAGTCCATCATCCTGGAGCTGCTGTGGTTTCTGCGCGGCGACGGCAATGCGAAATGGCTGCAGGAACGCGGCGTGACGATCTGGGACGAGTGGGCCAAGCCGGATGGCGACCTCGGGCCGGTCTATGGCGTGCAATGGCGCAGCTGGCCCACGCCGGGCGGCGGCCATATCGACCAGATCGCCGAGGTGGTGAAGCAGCTCAAGACGAATCCTGATTCGCGCCGCATCATCGTCAGCGCCTGGAATGTGGCCGATCTGTCGCAGATGGCCTTGATGCCCTGCCACGCCTTCTTCCAGTTCTACGTTGCCGACGGCAGGCTCAGCTGCCAGCTCTATCAGCGCAGTGCCGATATCTTTCTGGGCGTGCCGTTCAACATCGCCAGCTACGCGCTCCTGACCCATATGCTGGCCCAGCAATGCGATCTGGCCGTGGGCGACTTCATCTGGACCGGCGGGGACTGCCACATCTACAGCAATCACAAGGAGCAGGTCGAGCTGCAGCTGTCGCGTGCGCCCCACCCCTACCCGACTCTGAACATCAAGCGCCGCCCGGCTTCGATCTTTGACTACGCCTACGAGGACTTCGAGGTGCTGGACTATCAGCACCACGCGGCGATCAAGGCGCCGGTGGCGGTATGA
- a CDS encoding dihydrofolate reductase, with translation MTAIALIAAVARNGAIGRGNDLLFKLPEDQKHFRTTTMGCPVIMGRRTWDSLPARFRPLPGRRNLVITRNAQWRAEGAEAFGSLDAALAAVADVPKVFVIGGGALYALALPRADELHLTEVQAEPEGDTFFPAWERSQFAEVVRLPREADGLRYDFVTYTRT, from the coding sequence ATGACGGCTATCGCGCTGATCGCGGCGGTGGCGCGCAATGGCGCCATCGGCCGCGGCAACGATCTGCTGTTCAAGCTGCCCGAGGACCAGAAGCACTTCCGCACCACGACGATGGGCTGCCCCGTCATCATGGGCCGGCGTACCTGGGATTCGCTGCCGGCGCGCTTTCGGCCACTGCCGGGCCGCCGCAATCTGGTCATCACCCGCAATGCACAATGGCGGGCCGAGGGCGCCGAGGCCTTTGGCTCGCTGGACGCCGCGCTCGCCGCGGTGGCCGACGTGCCCAAGGTGTTCGTGATCGGCGGCGGCGCGCTCTACGCGCTGGCGCTGCCACGGGCCGATGAGCTGCACCTGACCGAGGTGCAGGCCGAGCCCGAGGGCGACACCTTCTTCCCCGCCTGGGAGCGCAGCCAATTTGCCGAAGTGGTGCGCTTGCCGCGCGAGGCCGATGGCCTGCGCTATGACTTCGTGACCTACACAAGAACCTGA
- a CDS encoding DUF4337 domain-containing protein, which yields MSGHGFHVHGPHDHEMEHAAQHDPKGMGGQLAVITAVLATVGAMFSYMGGATQANAGLLKNDAAIKKTEAANQWAFYQAKSGKQNLAELATVVVAEDKRAKYVEEIERYKKEKADIKLAAEKLEEESKAFDHKSEEQMHQHHRWAQATTALQVSIALAAIALLTRRRWMEWATLAMGGIGFVLGALAGLHI from the coding sequence ATGTCCGGACATGGATTTCACGTACACGGCCCGCATGACCACGAGATGGAACATGCAGCACAACATGACCCCAAGGGCATGGGCGGCCAGCTGGCCGTGATCACCGCCGTGCTGGCCACGGTCGGTGCGATGTTCTCGTACATGGGCGGCGCCACCCAGGCCAACGCCGGTTTGCTGAAGAACGACGCCGCGATCAAGAAGACCGAGGCCGCCAATCAATGGGCGTTCTACCAGGCCAAGAGCGGCAAGCAGAATCTGGCCGAGCTGGCCACCGTGGTGGTGGCCGAGGACAAGCGGGCCAAGTACGTCGAAGAGATCGAACGCTACAAGAAGGAGAAGGCCGATATCAAGCTGGCGGCCGAGAAGCTGGAGGAAGAATCCAAGGCCTTCGACCACAAGAGCGAAGAACAGATGCACCAGCACCACCGCTGGGCACAGGCCACCACGGCGCTGCAGGTCTCGATCGCCCTGGCCGCCATCGCACTGCTGACGCGCCGCCGCTGGATGGAATGGGCGACCCTGGCCATGGGCGGCATAGGCTTCGTGCTGGGAGCACTGGCGGGCCTGCACATCTGA
- the xth gene encoding exodeoxyribonuclease III gives MKLATWNVNSLNVRLPQVLDWLAANPVDALVLQETKLTDDKFPTLEIGEAGYQVHWFGQKTYNGVALLSRTPALEVVKNIVGFEDTQARVIAGTVDGVRVIGAYFPNGEALDSDKFVYKMAWLDGLRAWLANELKTYDKLVLMGDFNIAPEDRDCYDPVAFVGKTHCSPQERAHFQALLDLGLVDAYRMFDHPPKSYSWWDYRNLGFRKNQGLRIDHILVSEALRAQVQSCEIDKLPRKNERPSDHAPVVVTLG, from the coding sequence ATGAAACTCGCCACCTGGAATGTCAACTCGCTGAACGTGCGCCTGCCGCAGGTGCTGGACTGGTTGGCAGCCAACCCTGTTGATGCGCTGGTGCTGCAGGAAACCAAGCTGACCGACGACAAGTTCCCGACGCTGGAGATCGGCGAGGCCGGCTACCAGGTGCACTGGTTCGGCCAGAAAACCTACAACGGCGTGGCCCTGCTGAGCCGCACCCCGGCGCTGGAGGTGGTGAAGAACATTGTCGGCTTCGAGGACACCCAGGCGCGGGTGATTGCCGGCACGGTGGACGGCGTGCGCGTGATCGGTGCCTACTTCCCGAACGGTGAGGCGCTGGACAGCGACAAGTTCGTCTACAAGATGGCCTGGCTGGACGGCCTGCGGGCCTGGCTGGCCAACGAGCTCAAGACCTACGACAAGCTGGTGCTGATGGGCGACTTCAACATCGCCCCGGAAGACCGCGACTGCTACGACCCGGTCGCCTTTGTGGGCAAGACCCACTGCTCGCCGCAGGAGCGTGCGCACTTCCAGGCCCTGCTCGATTTGGGGCTGGTCGACGCCTACCGGATGTTCGATCACCCGCCCAAAAGCTACAGCTGGTGGGACTACCGCAATCTGGGTTTTCGCAAGAATCAGGGCCTGCGCATCGACCACATCCTGGTCAGCGAGGCGTTGCGCGCTCAGGTTCAGTCCTGCGAGATCGACAAGCTGCCGCGCAAGAACGAGCGGCCCAGCGACCACGCGCCGGTGGTGGTGACGCTGGGCTGA